Below is a genomic region from Telmatobacter sp. DSM 110680.
AATCGATAACGCCCCCCGCAGAAGCAATCCCGCTTTCGAGCCCCGCGATCCCTTTGATAAATTCAACCCGCTGCTTGTTTTCAAGCGCAACATCCTGCTCGCCGGCGATTGTCATCCCGTTAATCTGCATCCCCGTCGCCAGGTCGATCGGGAATCCGCGAATCTCGTAATCACCGTAGTAGCCCACGGGCGCATAGTCTTCCCCAATAGACGCATCGTTCTTTACGACATCGGATAATACACGCGCGATCTGGTCGCTCATCAACCCGCTGGTTATGGCGAGGACAGAAAGCGGCGTCTCCCGGACGGGTAGGTTGTCGAGACCTGCCGACGTTGAAGCATCCGAGAGATAGTCGTCTTTCACTTCGCCGTGCACGACAACAGTGGTTGTGACGCGATCGAGTTTTTGCTGAGATGAAACTTGCGGAGCCGGCGCGTTTGGCGTCTGTGCATCCGCCGGCGCAGACGTTGTGCTCTGACCCCAGCCAAAGGAACCTGCCGTAGCAAGTAAGCTCACGATGATCCACCGCAGACTACTCCGGCGGCGCAATCGTCGCAGATGAGATTGAAGCGCACGCATGCCTTGTTCCCGCTTTCAAGAAACAAGGGCGTCTGTGCTGGAAGAGGAAGGACTGGGCCAAACTGGCTTCGAAAGCTTCCCACGCCGGCATTATCCGGATCGGGTTCGAGGGTATCTTCTCAGCCCCACTTTGTGGAGCACCCCTGTTTCAATAACTAGATTGAAACACCGTTCGCGACCAGAATGCAAATCCCGCGTTCCTGATCGTGTGACCAAACCGTAGTTTTGCAGGTTACTTCGAATGTCCTCTACAGCCGTGCTGTGAAAGGGCGGCCAACCGAATCGTTTAATCCGCGTTTTCGGGAAGGGGAACGATCGGTTGAAGCGCAGTGTCCGGACGCCCTCGCCAGCGGAACAGCATCCACGCAAGCGTCAGGCATGCCACAATGCTGACGCCAGCGTCCGTGACAATACTGCCGGTCAAGCCCATCCAGTCATATCCTTTCCCATCGATGAGCTGCATGTAAGTGATGGGCATGTTGCTGGCAGCCAGCAGAACGGTAAAAAGCGTAGCAGCGAAGGGATTGTCGGGACCGATAACTTCAAAGGCGATCCCATTCCCAGTGGCAAAAGCGAGCGCTTGAAACAAATTTTCGCCGGTGATCGCGACGCCAAAGCTCCACGGCTGACGCGGTAGAGTCAGAAGACTCAGCGTAAAGATGGCTCCTACGATGCCGATGGCAAGATAAACGGGACGAAGAGGGAATCGACGCGCTAGCGGAAACAGCAGAAAGCTCCCCGCAATACCTGCTAGTGAAGATCCAACTCCTGCGAACAAACTGACGGTGCGGTCGTTAGCAGAGAAGTCAGCGCCCGTTCCTCCCAGAACGTTCGTAAGCGCAAAAGACGCTGCGGGAAAAAGAAAGAGTGCCAACGCCATCAGGACGCTTCTCTGCTTCAGCAGCGACACCAACTCGCGATTGAATCGTCCAAAGCTCTCCCGTGCCGGTCTGCGACGCGCCGGAGGCGACGGGATCACAAGAAAGAGAAGCATCGGCACAAGAACTGCGCTGCCCATCAGCATTCCAGCCAACGCCGGCGCAAGCCGGCTGACCAGTTGACCGGCGAGAATCATCATCAGCCCGCCTGCGCCGAGGTTCGAGACCGCGAACCATACGCCGAGCCGTCCGTCCTCTTTCTTGTCGACGAGGCTGCCCATCCATCCTCCTACCGAACCCTGGTAGAGCATGGCCGCGGCGAAGCCGGGCAGCATGACCGCTTCAACCAGGCCGGGTCGGTCAGGATGCGCCACGGTGACGGCGATAGCGACTGCGGTGAGCGATCCGAAGATTACCGCGTAAGTCCGGCGGCTCAACCACGCATCCAGCATCGGAGAGACAGCAAAGATCCAGAAGCCGGGCGAAAGAATTGCAGCAGCAATGGCGGCAACGTGTCCCGCGGGAATGCCGTGGGCAGCAAGAAGCTCAGGAATGACAACGGCGCAAAAACCGCCCGTGAGCCCGAACGGCGCGTTGGTCAGACCCATCAGCCACGTTGGCGGCAGCCGCCGCGCATTCTCCATGCAACAGACCTCGTGAGAGCCAGGCGATTGTTCTTGAAGGCGGAAGACCCAGTGTTGATTGTTTTACAGGACGACAGGGATTCTGAAAAGCCGCATTGTGAGTAGGATCACGTTCTATCTTGTAGTTCTGATTGTTCCTATAGGCGAATTCTCACTACGAGTAAGTCAGAAGAAATGAACATCTGCAACTTACTCGGAGCATATCTATCGAAGTAGTTCCGCAAGTTATCCAGCTCAAATTTCAATTTTGAGTTGGAATTAGATACTGCACCGCAGAAATCTATTATGAATGCACCATGAATGGTGATATCCACAGAAAGCAATGGGGTTTTGCACTTGCATCCACAGATCGAACAGGCCTACTGTCTCTAACTAGCTGGTGACTCTGTAGCTGATTGGAACAGCAACTCCGGCCTGGTGAAAAGCGTAAGTACCGGTTTTGGTTTTAAGGTTCGCGGTCGGCAGCAATGTCGATAGTGAGTTGAAAGGTCAAGATTGAGAGTGCGCCGGAACCCAGATCAGGAATGTTGTGACCTGAATGGAACCCGAAGATTCATCCGCAGCGCAAGCTGAGGATGCAAAGTTCGATCCAGCCAGGGAGACATCATCGACTCAGCCGTAGATGCGGAAACGGGGTAACCCGAGGAAGCAGATACGGGTCAGCCGAGGAACCAAGGTTCGGGGTAACTCGAAACGCGGTGAATCGGCGAACGGTGAGAGACCCAAGATTTAGGGCAACCTGGAAATTGGTCAATTGCCGTAGCCAAGGAAGAAGACCCGGGGCAACTCGGAGCTTCAACCAAGGCAAACCGATGGGTGCGTGATCCGGGGTAACTCGGATATCCATCAGTCGGTACCGGAGGATTCGAAGTGCGGGGCAACCTTCACGACGAATCGTCGGCGATACCGAAAGGCTGATTCTCGGGGCGACTTGAGGACTGGCAGCTCGGCACCGCCGAAAGATGCGATCATCGGGGCGACTTGATGAGCCATCGCCGGTAAAGCCGGAGATGCAGGACGAGGGGAAACCCAAGTCCTACATCGGGGGCGAGGCAGGAGGAAGCAGGCCACGGGGCAACCCGGAACCTGGCTGAAACCAGCAGCGCCGAAGGCATGAGAGGTTCGGGGCAACTCGAGCATCCATCGCCGGCACAGCCGAAGGACCGAAGCCAAGGGGCAACCCAAGGATTCGGACGCCGGCTCAGGAGAAAGGGAGCGCGGAAGGGGCAACCCGGAAACGCCGCCCGGTCTGAGCGGGAAGATGCAGGAAGCGGGGCAACTCGCAGCCTCATCAACAGGCCGATAGAGACGATGTTTGATCCATTGAGCTAAAAGATCATCCGGAAAACGCCGGAGGCCGCAAGGTCTCCGGCGTTTTCAATTTCAGGGGCGAAATGGTGGATGCCCTTACGCGTTGAGCCGATCTGCTCCAAAATAATCCTGAGTCAAACTGACGTCGATTGAAGCGCCTTCACCAGCTCATCAGCAGTGATGACGGTGGCCCGCTGAGGAAAGAATCTTTCCGTCAGACAGGCACGCAGCTCGGCGTCCAGATCGGCGCAGCAATCCCTCAGAACGAAGAGGTTATAGTCGGCGTCACTGGCATGCAGTAATGTCGACAGCACCACACCGCTGGTCGCGATTCCCAGCAGGATGAGGGTATCGATTCTGTTTGCCCGCAGAATCATGTCGAGTTCTGTACCGGCAAATGCGCCGATGCGGTGCTTGGTGATCACAACTTCGTCGTCATTTGGCGCAACGTCCCCATGAATTGCACCGGCAGGTCCCTGGAAGATCTGCTGCCATTGAGGGGAATTCTTGATCGCGCCGATGAGCTGGTTTCGCGTATCCACTTCGGGAAGCCCCGGTCGAAAACCCACCCGCACGTGGATTACGCGGATGTTGTTGTTCCGGGCCGCACTGAGCGCGCTTCTGACGCGGTAGAGGAACTCCGGCTCATCTTTTGTGTAGATCTTAACCACCGAGGCCTGCAGATCCATGCTCAACAGTGCGGTGCGGCTTGCTTCAATCTTCAGATGAGCCATTTACCAGACCTCGGTTTGATTCTAGAAGATCAGCACCGCAATCGCGGTCACGACCGATCCGACAAGGACGAGGACGAGGTTCATGTCGAACTCTCGCGTTCTGCCGCCGAGTTGAATGCGCAGTGGCTGGATGCCGTTCGCGTCGTGCAGCGTGCCCCTGTACATCCCGCGCGTCAACACTGCTACAAAGAATCCCATCATCGGACGGCAAAAATGACTCTAGAATTCTAGACCGACCTCAGCTCCTTCACTTCCTCAGCAAGTTCTTTCGGCGTCTTCATAATGTGCCGAAAGCCCACCACGAGCACCAGCGCAACGCTATGCAACGCGCCCAGGATTCCAATTGTGATGGCGCATCCCAGCAAGCCGAGGTGCAGCGCCGCCTCGCAAAGGTGTTGTACGCACCACACCATCAAAGAAATGCCCAGCGGGCATCCCACTACCATCCCATAGCCGATCATGCCATTGTCTCCGCTCATCCCCTTGAACAGCAAAACAAACCAGATGATCGTGCAAGAAATGAACATGGTGATCGCCCACGGGCCCGCGTGGCTTATGTGCTTCGCAGAATCATAAGCCGCTCTGGGGGACCCGGTGACGGTGTGCCAGGTTGGAATTGGAAAGTTTCCAATCTGAGTGAATAGTTCCGGCGCAGGGGGCGGAGCCTGCGCGATTGATTTCATAGCATCATTCAGGTTCGTTGTCGTGGGTGTGCCCGCCTCGAGTGCGAGAATTCTTGGAGGAGCATCTCTCTTGATTGTTTCGCAGGCGACGATCCATTTGCAATTATGGCTCCGCAGCGAATCGCCGAAAGCTGACGCAAGTTCCATGGGATCGACTTGGTTCACTTTGACCAGTTGCCCTTCAATGACCCTTTTCATGCGACCGGAAAACGAATCGGTATTCGCAGCGGCGTTTTCTACTGGCGGCTCCTCCGGGTTCCCGTGTAACGCCTTGACGACATCGATTGTGGCTACAAGGCCGCACAACAGGATCATGAAAATGTTGCCGAGGTGGCGTAGTCGCTTAAACGCGTTTCGGGCGTGGCCGGGCGGGTGCGGTTCCTTCAACTGCTCGCTCATAGCGGATGACCTCAGAACGAGATTTTCGTGCTGTCCGGTTTTGATAAAGGAAGGGGACGTGCGCTTAGTTCGTTAAGTTAAAGGGACTCCTCGAAAATGGCAAACTAAATTCTCACGCTGGACTTCTTGCGATCCATGATCAAAAAATTGTCGTCGCAAACATCAAGACCGCGACCCCAATGATGACGAGCACCGCGTTCATGTCGATCTCGCGTAACTTTCCAGCAAGGTGCATACGCAATGGCTGGATCCCGTTCGCATCGTGAAGCGTGCCTTTATATGTCCTTAGAGTAACTAGCGCGAGCATGAAGCCGCACATCGGAATGGAAGTGAACAGAGCTGCGAGATAAAACAAGGCGCCCGACTGCGGGGACGGCCACCAGATCAATCCGACTTCAATCGCGCATGCCATGTTGGCCGAAAACGTTTGCCACACCACGTGAAAGCGCGCATGTCCCGGCCACAGCGGATTGGTCGCATGGGTTTTGTTCAGGTCAATGAAGAGCGGGGTGATCCCTTGGCCAGCGGCAACAGCCGTAAGCATGAGTCGGGCTAGGAGTGGCGCAGACATCCCCTGCATTCTAATTGGATTCGAAAAGCCACGAACGACATCGCGTCGGCGAGGCTTAGTGCATCGCAGAAGCGCCCGGCCCCTGTCCCGGCCGGTTCGCATTGAGCATGAACGCCATGAAGACCAGAAAGAACGACAGCCAGGAGAGCTCCATGTAGACATCCTGGTAGCCCTGCATCTGCGCCTGCTGGTTCAACTGGTTGTAGATCGAAGCCAGCGCCATGCCTCCGCTGTTGGGGCCGCCAAATGTTCCACTCAAGAAACCGGAGAGCGCCTGCCGGTGCTGTTCAAATGCATTCGATCCTGCCTGCATCGCGCCTTGAAGATGTTGTTGGTGCCAGAGCGAGCGCGAGGTCACCTGTGCGTTGGTGATAGCGATCATGATACTGCCGCCAAGATTTCGCACGAAGTTGATCAGGCCCGCGACCTGGTTACTCTCTTCCTTCGGCATGCCTACGTAGGCGGCATTCGTGATCGAAATGAAGCAGAAGGGAAGCGGCAGCATCTGCACCACGCGCAGCCACGACGCCTGCGAAAAGCTCATCTGCAACGTCGTAACGTAGGCTGCATAGCGGAACGTCACGATGAACATGATGAACCCGACCACGGCCAGCGTTCGCGCAGAAATCTTCCCCGTTGCAAATCCCGCCATCGGCATCACCACGACAAGCGCAATGCCGCCCGCCGTCAGCGCGAGGCCCGCAGTGGTCGCGTTATAACCCAGCAACTGCTGCATGAACTGCGGCTGTAGAACGGTATTCGCATTCAGCACACCGCCCACCAGCATCATTAAGAAACAACATATTGCGAAATTCTTAAATCGAAAAAGCCTTAGGTTGATCAGCGGATTTTTTTGTCGCCACTCCCACCAGACCAGCCCGATGATCCCTCCAACGAAAAGAACGGCGAAGAAACAAATGAAGCTGGAACTGAACCAGTCTTGTTCCTCGCCCTTGTCCAGCATGATCTGCATGCCGCCCATCGCGATGGTGAGGAATGCCAGCCCCATGTAATCCATGTTCTTCAGTTTGGACGGATCAGCCTTGATCCACGGCGGATCTTCGACAAGCCGCGTCACCAGAATGAACGCCAGAATGCCCACTGGAATGTTGATGAAGAAGATCCAGCGCCAAGTGTAGTTATCCGTAATCCAACCGCCCAGCGTTGGTCCAATCGAGGGAGCCAGTACCGCAACCAATCCGTAAAGCGCGAACGCCTGTCCGCGCTTGTGCGGCTCAAACGAGTCGGCCATGATGGCTTGCGCCATGGGTTGCATGCCGCCGCCACCCGCGCCCTGAATCACCCGGAAAATCAGCAGCATGGGCAGAGACGGTGCAGCACCGCAGAGAAAACTCGCAATAGTAAAGACGGTGATGCAGAAGACAAAAAAGTTGCGCCGCCCCATCAGGCTCGACGCCCATCCACCCAGGGGGAGCACAATTGCATTCGACACCAGGTAGCTGGTCAGCACCCACGTGCTTTGGTCGGTGCTCGCTCCCAGGCTGCCGGCAATATGCGGCAGCGCAACGTTAGCGATGGAGGTGTCCAGCACTTCCATGAATGCCGCCAGCGCCACCGTGGCAGCAATCAGCCACGGATTGACGCGCGGCTTCCACTGCGTCATTGATGCGGCGTCAGGATTCTCCATCGTCTTGGCCGGCGCTCCGCCTGCGGGCGCTTGCGGCTCTGTCTGCAACTCGGGCAAAAACTATCTCCTGGGGCGGTTGGTGCCGATTTCAGTTGTGGGGAATCGAGGAACTCAGTCGCAAAGGGCGACTTCCGCAGCCGCCAATTTGCCACTTTCCAATAGATGTCGATTGCTGCCGCCGGGGTTCACGGATTGTTGGGAGTGCTTCACATTGCGGCACTTGCCATGGGGTTCGCGGGAGGTGTGACTGTCGGCTCACGCCAACCAATCACGGCAATCGTCAATGCCAGCAACTGCATTGCAACGATAAAAGCCACGCACGCAGGCCACTTCCCAAACGCCCAGAAGGCCCCCGGCACGACGCCGGCCGCAGTGCCGCCGAGGTAGTAACAAGTGATATAAATCCCCGCCGCCGTCACCCGTGCTCCCGACGGAGCTGCCACCCGCAGGTGGCTTTGCGACGCGGTCTGTGCCACAAAGACTCCGCTCGACAGCATGGCCAGCCCCACAATTACCAAAGGCAGAGAGTGCATCAGCGTGAGCAGCACGCCTGCAATCGAACAGCAGATTGCCCCGCCTATCCCGGCGCGCAAACCCACGCGCGTAATCAGGTATCCTGCTCCCGGCGTAACGATCAGCCCGATCAGGTAAACAAAAAACAGCGAACTTAGCGCCGTGATCGAAAGCGAAAATGGTGCAGCACTCAAATAGAACGTGATCCACGTAAAGACCCCGACCAGCGAGAAAAGAACATTAAATCCCACAGCAAATGTAGCCACCAGTCGCCGATTCCGGAACATTGCCTGGACCTGGTAAGGAAACGTGGGAAGGGAGCCGGCTTTGGGTTGGATCGCCGTTCGGCGATGACCGTGCGGTAGCCACATCGCAACGGCCGCAGCTCCCACCAGTGCAGCCGAACCAAGGACAAGAAAGCTCACGCGCCAACTATAGTAGTCCGCCAGAATGCCCGCGGAGATGCGCCCCATAAAACCGCCCAGAGCCGTGCCGCTTACATAGAAGCTCATGATCAACGCAACCCGTTCCGGCGGCCATTCTTCCCCAATGTAGGTGACCACTACGGCGATGATGCCCGGCACCATAATCCCCTGCAGGAAGCGCCAGAAGATTAGTTGCGTCAGCGATGTTGACGTTGCGGCTAGCAGCGTAGGGATAGAAACACCCAGCAGCGAAATCACAATCACGCGCTTTCGAGCCAGCCTCTCGGTGACAGCTCCAAAAACGGGTGCGGAGATCGCCACTCCCAGCGTCGCGGCAGAAACTGTCATCCCCACCCCGGTCTTGGAAGCATGAAACAGGTGCGCCAGCAAGGGCAGCAAAGGCTGCGTGCAGTAAAGCTCGAGAAAGGCACACACCCCGCACAAGGTTACCGCCGCGGCTGCCATGTTACTCGGCTTCGGGGGTCGGTCAGGCTGGGGGTGCGGTTGCAAGAACCAGAATACAGGCCCCGCACTCTAGCATCTCTGGGCAGACCAGCAGCATCCGCTTCGCATCACTTCCGTTTCGCGGGCCCACGCCGAGCGGTTAACCTAAGCAGGAATGGATTCCCCTTCCACCACTCCTCCACGACGAGGTATGGAGGCTTTTGCCTCTCGCGATTTTCGACGATACCAGCTAGCCCGCGTTGCCGTAATTCTCGGTGCCGAAGCGCAGGCCGTAGCAGTAGCTTGGCAGGTCTACTCCATCACCCATCGAGCTCTCGATCTCGGATATACCGGTCTGGCGCTCTTTCTTCCGGGGCTGTTCTTTCTGCTTCCAGCCGGACACGTAGCCGACCGCTTCGATCGCCGTCACGTGATCCTCTGCTGCTATACGCTTCAAGTCTTCTGCACCTTGGCGCTTTTGGCCCTGGCGCTCTGGGGAGCACACCACGTCTTCTCCATCTACGCCGTACTTTTTTTGATTGGCACCGGACGCGCCTTCTCCGCACCAGCCAGTTCTGCTCTCCTCCCGCACCTGGTTCCGGAAAAGCACTTCGTCAACGCCGTGACCTGGGGAGGCGCCATCTTCCAACTCGCCAACGTTACCGGCCCGGCGCTCGGCGGATTGCTCTTCACGCTGCCCCTGGTAGGTTTCCTTCACAGCGCAGGACTTGAGGGTGCAGGAATCGTCTACATCTTCACGCTACTCACGCTGGTCTGGTTTCTTGCCCTCATTCTCAGCCTCCACGTGCGACCTGGGCGCATGGAGCATCGCGCCGCTTCGCTCAAAGTGGTGCTTGCAGGGTTTCAATACGTGCGCAGTTCCCCAGTGCTCCTCGGATCCATGTCGCTCGATCTCTTCGTGGTCCTCCTCGGCGGAGCGGTAGCCTTAATGCCCATCTTCGCCAACGAAGTGCTGCACACTGGGCCACGCGGCTTGGGTGCGCTGCGGGCGGCTCCGGCCATTGGCGCGCTCACCATGTCTCTGGTAATCGCACGGTTCCCCATCACCCGCAAAGCCGGCTCGCGCATGTTTGTCTGCGTCGGCATCTTCGGCGTGGCAACCGTGATCTTCGGATTATCAAAGAGTCTCTGGCTTTCGCTCGCCGCCCTGGCCATCAGCGGCGCTGCCGATATGATCAGCGTCATCATCCGCGGATCGCTGCTGCAGCTCGCCACCCCTGCGGAAATGCGCGGCCGCGTCAGCGCAGTCAACTCGCTCTTCATTGGCGCATCCAACGAACTGGGCGAGTTTGAAAGCGGCCTGACCGCGCAGTGGTGGGGCGCCGTGCGTGCAACCATCTTCGGCGGGATGGCGTCACTAGCCGTCGCCGGAACCTGGGCAGCAGTGTTTCCCGGCCTTCGCCGAACTGACGAGCTAAGCGCGGAGTCTCTTCGCCCCAAGCCCGGCCCCGCAAGCCTGCAATCTCCGGCGGCCGGTTAATCCAAATCAAAACATCTGCATCGAAGCTTTAGGAGAAGACGCATGAAGCCCTGGAAAATTGTGGTCATTCCCACCGCCATCACGTTGATCATCGCCGGCATCTATATGTTTTCGGTATGGAAAAAGCGTCAGAACCCTGGTGTGGTCAACCAGGCACAGGAGCAGAAGCTGACCCCGGACGATGTGGCGGTAGTGAAGATGCAGTTTCCCTCGCACTTCGATGACCTGAAGGACGAAGAAGGCAAGAGCCTCTGGATGAAAAACGGCTACACCATGCCTTACTTCCCGTATGCCGGCGGCAAGGTCGACTTCAAAAAGCGCGTCGGCGTCATTCCTCCACTGCAGAAACTTGAGATCAAGAAAGCCATCAAGGCCGCGGTTCCGGCCGATGTTGATGACGGCATTAGCCACGGAACCCGCCAGGCAATGTACGTCTTCACGCTCCCTGACGACAAGGATGCGAAGCAGGAATACGCCACGCCGGTAGGCGCGATGGAAGGCACAGAAGAGCAGTATTACAGCGACCTCTTATTCTTTTACGATGACCCGCACTCCATCTACACACACTGGCCCACGGATGTGTGGACCGCCGTCGAAGCGCACCAGGCAAAACCTGGCATGAATGAACTGCAGACGCGGTTATCCCTCGGCCAAAAAATCCAGACCGACAACCCAAGAGAAGAAGGCAACCGCACCGTAACCTACGATCTGAACGGCAAGAAGTGGACCGTAACCTTCGTCCACGACCGAGCCACAAAAGTGCAGAACGGCTAAGAAGATCGCAGTTGAGTAAGATTCATCATTCTGATAAATGACTCCGTCATCCTGAGCGAAGTCGAAGGACCGGCTTTTCCTGTTAGAACGACCGCATATCTGGCATTGTGCCCTTTGCCGATTCGCAACTCCATCATTCGCAGCGTATGGCTGACATCGGATTAGTGCGGGCAGAGCGCAGGGCGGGGAGCAGAGAAGCAGCGCTGGCGATCAACACCAGTGCGAGAATGGAACCCGCAAACACCCATGGGTCGCGGACCGAGGTGCCATAGAGGAAGCTGGCCAAGGCCTTTGACGCCATGAGCGCCGCAGCCAGGCCCACGGTGGTGCCGGCGAGCGCGACGCTTGCGTTTTGCAGGAATACCATGGCCACCACCTGCGATTTGCGGGCACCGAGAGCCATTCGAATGCCAAGCTCGCTGGTACGGCGAGCGGTGGCGTAGGCGAGAGTTCCGTAGAGACCAACGGCCGTGACAACGAGAGCGCAAATGGCGAAGAAGACCGACAGAAGAGCCATGGTGCGTTCGGCGCTGAGGGACTCGTCAACGGTGACGGACATGCGCGTGAGCAGCGGTGCGGGAATGGCAGGGTTCAGGCTCACGGCCAGCGAGCGCGCCGCGTCAGCCAGTGGGGCGACTGGACCGCTCGTCCGGATCGTGGCGAAATAAGAAGGGCTCTGATTCCCGTCGTCCTGTGTCAACGGGAGGTACGCCGTGGGTGGTGCGGGAGAGCGCAAGTCCTCATACTTTGCGTTCCCCACCACCCTCACCACTTCGAATTGCGATGTGTTCTTGCCCTCATGCTCGATCACAAACTGTCCGAGCGGATTGATATCAGGAAAGAGAAGCTTTGCGGCTGTCTGGTTGAGGATGATCTTCGGCCCGCTCGAAGGCGTATCGCTCCAGGTAAAATCGCGGCCTGCATAAAGTGGAATCCGCATCGTCCTGAAATAGTCAGGCGCGACTCTGTTGTGATAGATGTCCTGCGTCTTGCCTGCACCCGCAGACATATCCTCGTCCCACGTCCAGTGAGTGAGCGGAACCATGCGGGCGAAACTCACGTCAGTGACGCCTGGCTGGCGGCGAAGACCATCTTCCAATTGACGGTAGAACTGGATGAGAGCTTCTCCTTTGAGCGGCTGCTTGTCGAGACTGAATGCAATATTGACCAGCCCTTTTGGATCGAAGCCAGTCCCGGAAAGGTACAGGCGCACAAGGCTTGAAGCGAGCAGCCCTGCCCCGACAACCAACATCAAGGCGAGTCCAACCTCGCCGGCCATCATTACCTTGGGGAGAATCCGTTTGCGCTCCTGCGATTGTGTGGTGTGTTGTCCACTCTTGATCTGCTCATTCAGGCTGCTGGATACAGCCTGCAGCGCGGGAACCAATCCAACAAGAAGCGCGGCGATCATGGACGCTAGGGCTGCGAAGGCGAATACACGAATGTCCAGAGACGTGTCGACATAAGTGTCTCCTTGATTGCCGAGCAACATCATTGCAAGAGACTTGCCGACAACCGGCGCAATGGCCAACCCG
It encodes:
- a CDS encoding MFS transporter — protein: MAAAAVTLCGVCAFLELYCTQPLLPLLAHLFHASKTGVGMTVSAATLGVAISAPVFGAVTERLARKRVIVISLLGVSIPTLLAATSTSLTQLIFWRFLQGIMVPGIIAVVVTYIGEEWPPERVALIMSFYVSGTALGGFMGRISAGILADYYSWRVSFLVLGSAALVGAAAVAMWLPHGHRRTAIQPKAGSLPTFPYQVQAMFRNRRLVATFAVGFNVLFSLVGVFTWITFYLSAAPFSLSITALSSLFFVYLIGLIVTPGAGYLITRVGLRAGIGGAICCSIAGVLLTLMHSLPLVIVGLAMLSSGVFVAQTASQSHLRVAAPSGARVTAAGIYITCYYLGGTAAGVVPGAFWAFGKWPACVAFIVAMQLLALTIAVIGWREPTVTPPANPMASAAM
- a CDS encoding DHA2 family efflux MFS transporter permease subunit — protein: MPELQTEPQAPAGGAPAKTMENPDAASMTQWKPRVNPWLIAATVALAAFMEVLDTSIANVALPHIAGSLGASTDQSTWVLTSYLVSNAIVLPLGGWASSLMGRRNFFVFCITVFTIASFLCGAAPSLPMLLIFRVIQGAGGGGMQPMAQAIMADSFEPHKRGQAFALYGLVAVLAPSIGPTLGGWITDNYTWRWIFFINIPVGILAFILVTRLVEDPPWIKADPSKLKNMDYMGLAFLTIAMGGMQIMLDKGEEQDWFSSSFICFFAVLFVGGIIGLVWWEWRQKNPLINLRLFRFKNFAICCFLMMLVGGVLNANTVLQPQFMQQLLGYNATTAGLALTAGGIALVVVMPMAGFATGKISARTLAVVGFIMFIVTFRYAAYVTTLQMSFSQASWLRVVQMLPLPFCFISITNAAYVGMPKEESNQVAGLINFVRNLGGSIMIAITNAQVTSRSLWHQQHLQGAMQAGSNAFEQHRQALSGFLSGTFGGPNSGGMALASIYNQLNQQAQMQGYQDVYMELSWLSFFLVFMAFMLNANRPGQGPGASAMH
- a CDS encoding isochorismatase family cysteine hydrolase — encoded protein: MAHLKIEASRTALLSMDLQASVVKIYTKDEPEFLYRVRSALSAARNNNIRVIHVRVGFRPGLPEVDTRNQLIGAIKNSPQWQQIFQGPAGAIHGDVAPNDDEVVITKHRIGAFAGTELDMILRANRIDTLILLGIATSGVVLSTLLHASDADYNLFVLRDCCADLDAELRACLTERFFPQRATVITADELVKALQSTSV
- a CDS encoding MFS transporter — translated: MEAFASRDFRRYQLARVAVILGAEAQAVAVAWQVYSITHRALDLGYTGLALFLPGLFFLLPAGHVADRFDRRHVILCCYTLQVFCTLALLALALWGAHHVFSIYAVLFLIGTGRAFSAPASSALLPHLVPEKHFVNAVTWGGAIFQLANVTGPALGGLLFTLPLVGFLHSAGLEGAGIVYIFTLLTLVWFLALILSLHVRPGRMEHRAASLKVVLAGFQYVRSSPVLLGSMSLDLFVVLLGGAVALMPIFANEVLHTGPRGLGALRAAPAIGALTMSLVIARFPITRKAGSRMFVCVGIFGVATVIFGLSKSLWLSLAALAISGAADMISVIIRGSLLQLATPAEMRGRVSAVNSLFIGASNELGEFESGLTAQWWGAVRATIFGGMASLAVAGTWAAVFPGLRRTDELSAESLRPKPGPASLQSPAAG
- a CDS encoding ABC transporter permease: MAVWQPRESTPRYQFLHPRIAQVAWLYVRRACELTLGVGANTTVFSMINGLLLRPLPVPQSDRLAVLGIDLKRPTINYSFSEPLFRGLENRREVFSQVFAFDRRKFQVRGSSGTESVSGQLVSGDFFSTLETPPLLGRTLERADDAKGGNPSGFGVVISESFWQRWFNRASNVIGQKLQIDNHVFTVVGVMPKQFIGADPLQRPDIFAPLALEPVLDAPRSLTEAGFHAWWLTVMGRMQPGVTVAQANAQVASIATPASSQLRDAHFTAESGSAGFTYVRLLFRKPLRAVFAMCGGILLLACLNLASLLMARGAARQPELATRLALGATRRRLVQQLLIESLLIAVMGTAAGLAIAPVVGKSLAMMLLGNQGDTYVDTSLDIRVFAFAALASMIAALLVGLVPALQAVSSSLNEQIKSGQHTTQSQERKRILPKVMMAGEVGLALMLVVGAGLLASSLVRLYLSGTGFDPKGLVNIAFSLDKQPLKGEALIQFYRQLEDGLRRQPGVTDVSFARMVPLTHWTWDEDMSAGAGKTQDIYHNRVAPDYFRTMRIPLYAGRDFTWSDTPSSGPKIILNQTAAKLLFPDINPLGQFVIEHEGKNTSQFEVVRVVGNAKYEDLRSPAPPTAYLPLTQDDGNQSPSYFATIRTSGPVAPLADAARSLAVSLNPAIPAPLLTRMSVTVDESLSAERTMALLSVFFAICALVVTAVGLYGTLAYATARRTSELGIRMALGARKSQVVAMVFLQNASVALAGTTVGLAAALMASKALASFLYGTSVRDPWVFAGSILALVLIASAASLLPALRSARTNPMSAIRCE
- a CDS encoding MFS transporter; amino-acid sequence: MENARRLPPTWLMGLTNAPFGLTGGFCAVVIPELLAAHGIPAGHVAAIAAAILSPGFWIFAVSPMLDAWLSRRTYAVIFGSLTAVAIAVTVAHPDRPGLVEAVMLPGFAAAMLYQGSVGGWMGSLVDKKEDGRLGVWFAVSNLGAGGLMMILAGQLVSRLAPALAGMLMGSAVLVPMLLFLVIPSPPARRRPARESFGRFNRELVSLLKQRSVLMALALFLFPAASFALTNVLGGTGADFSANDRTVSLFAGVGSSLAGIAGSFLLFPLARRFPLRPVYLAIGIVGAIFTLSLLTLPRQPWSFGVAITGENLFQALAFATGNGIAFEVIGPDNPFAATLFTVLLAASNMPITYMQLIDGKGYDWMGLTGSIVTDAGVSIVACLTLAWMLFRWRGRPDTALQPIVPLPENAD